One Bradysia coprophila strain Holo2 chromosome X unlocalized genomic scaffold, BU_Bcop_v1 contig_39, whole genome shotgun sequence genomic window carries:
- the LOC119069859 gene encoding endoglucanase A-like encodes MKSLLSIVLVSICIYACNGQLYNYTEVIRLSTTFYQIQRQGRIADNHIPWRTDCFLHDGQDVGRDLSGGHFHAGDFTKFLFPYASFTTILNWGLLDWANGYNETVVDNAFDTVRRSLEYLMRMHPSPNLMYVQIGNGSLDHTLWDRCEDWPHGPRRTFEINETAPGSDIASEYAAAFASGYLIFNSRDATFGAALLQHAIDAYEFAFNFRGIYSESVPEAAEFYNSTGFNDDLGWGAVWLLRATNDTQKYKPILDRLWCEDDFQGQNPIQFSWDNKYAGVFILGNKVLAEAGSAEARYRDKGIEYCETVMNLEQTPLGLTLLDEWTPLRFVANAAFACLNLAEWPNITNATQYRTWAVSQLHYILGDTGRSYVIGFGENSPRNPHHRVSSCPPRPAPCGWTFFNSDEDNHFECTGAMVGGPNSNDEFEDLRQNWEQNDVGLDYNAGLQSSVAALNQLHRFGVIP; translated from the exons atgaaatctttATTGTCCATTGTTTTGGTGTCGATTTGCATCTACGCATGTAATGGCCAGCTTTATAACTACACTGAAGTAATCCGTCTTTCCACCACATTCTACCAAATTCAAAGGCAAGGTAGAATTGCCGATAATCACATTCCCTGGAGAACCGATTGTTTCCTACACGATGGTCAGGATGTTGGCCGTGATTTGTCGGGTGGCCATTTCCATGCAG GTGACTTCACCAAGTTCCTCTTTCCGTATGCTTCATTCACGACAATTCTGAACTGGGGCCTTCTTGACTGGGCGAACGGTTACAATGAAACAGTTGTTGACAATGCCTTCGATACGGTTCGTCGTTCATTAGAATATCTTATGCGTATGCATCCATCTCCCAACCTAATGTACGTCCAAATCGGAAATGGAAGTCTAGATCACACTCTTTGGGACAGATGTGAAGATTGGCCACATGGACCAAGACGAACGTTCGAGATTAATGAAACTGCACCGGGAAGTGATATAGCTTCCG AATACGCTGCTGCTTTCGCATCTGGCTATCTAATCTTCAATAGCAGGGACGCTACATTCGGTGCTGCGCTTCTTCAGCATGCAATCGATGCATACGAATTTGCATTTAACTTTAGAGGTATTTACTCAGAAAGTGTTCCAGAAGCAGCTGAATTTTACAA ttcGACTGGATTTAATGACGATCTGG gatGGGGAGCTGTGTGGCTTTTAAGAGCAACAAATGACACACAAAAGTACAAACCCATTTTGGACAGATTGTGGTGCGAAGATGATTTCCAAGGGCAAAatccaattcaattttcttgggATAACAAATATGCCG GTGTGTTCATTCTCGGAAACAAAGTTCTCGCTGAAGCAGGAAGTGCTGAAGCTCGATACCGTGACAAGGGCATTGAGTACTGCGAAACGGTAATGAACCTCGAACAGACACCGCTAGGATTGACACTCTTGGACGAATGGACTCCACTTCGATTTGTGGCAAATGCAGCTTTTGCTTGTTTAAATCTTGCTGAATGGCCGAATATAACCAACGCAACTCAATATCGTACCTGGGCTGTGAGTCAACTTCATTACATTTTAGGTGATACAGGACGAAGTTATGTCATCGGGTTCGGCGAGAATTCACCAAGAAATCCTCATCACCGAGTGAGTTCATGTCCTCCCCGACCAGCACCGTGCGGATGGACATTTTTCAACAGCGACGAAGACAATCATTTTGAATGTACTGGAGCGATGGTGGGCGGACCAAATAGCAATGATGAGTTCGAGGATCTGCGACAGAATTGGGAACAAAATGac GTTGGCCTCGACTACAATGCTGGACTCCAGTCCAGTGTAGCTGCGTTGAATCAATTGCATCGTTTCGGGGTTATTCCATAA